The proteins below are encoded in one region of Phalacrocorax aristotelis chromosome 13, bGulAri2.1, whole genome shotgun sequence:
- the LOC142064209 gene encoding osteoclast-associated immunoglobulin-like receptor, with protein sequence MMLPVTHMLALGAWLVTQSKATPDAPKISIFLRPPGVISPGGSTNICCSCQRDSGNFVLYKDGYQIRTLELHGSRAEFSISNATHQDAGAYSCHYIHGGTVLARSETLEVMVQDFHLPTPDLSVLPGLEVAAGAYVTFRCTIEHSSAACYLYLEGHFTVRLNPEERENFKLPRVSKEKEGRYSCQCFAKLEWSAASQTLDLVVRDYTRTNVVRLALGAGVLVLLGLIVAEAMCSHRRPPRPC encoded by the exons ATGATGCTGCCTGTGACCCACATGCTAGCCCTCG GTGCTTGGCTGGTGACACAGAGCAAGGCTACGCCAG ATGCCCCCAAAATCTCCATCTTCCTGAGGCCACCGGGGGtgatctcaccgggaggctcCACCAACATCTGCTGCAGTTGCCAGCGTGACAGTGGGAACTTTGTGCTGTACAAGGACGGCTACCAGATCCGTACCCTGGAGCTGCATGGCAGCAGGGCCGAGTTCTCCATCTCTAACGCCACCCACCAGGACGCAGGTGCCTACAGCTGCCATTACATACATGGAGGCACTGTGCTGGCTCGCAGCGAAACCCTGGAAGTCATGGTGCAAG aTTTCCATCTCCCCACACCTGACCTCTCTGTCCTGCCCGGGCTTGAGGTGGCTGCAGGAGCTTACGTGACTTTCCGTTGCACCATTGAACACTCCAGTGCTGCCTGTTACTTGTACCTGGAGGGCCACTTCACAGTGCGCTTAAACCCAGAGGAACGAGAGAATTTCAAACTCCCCCGTGTcagtaaagaaaaggaaggccGCTACAGCTGCCAGTGTTTCGCCAAACTTGAATGGTCTGCTGCCAGCCAGACCCTGGATTTGGTGGTGAGAG ATTACACCCGGACCAACGTGGTGCGCCTGGCCCTGGGTGCCGGCGTCCTGGTCCTGCTGGGGCTGATCGTGGCCGAGGCCATGTGCAGCCACCGGCGCCCGCCAAGGCCCTGCTAG